Proteins from one Rosa chinensis cultivar Old Blush chromosome 7, RchiOBHm-V2, whole genome shotgun sequence genomic window:
- the LOC112177442 gene encoding protein NYNRIN-like — protein METFEKPNITKTLAEIYTIEVSPNWMNEILNYKHDGTLPSDKVEARRLGLDIVGKLPTAKGQFKYIIVAIDYDTKWIEAEPLTAITTAKVQHFLWKNIYCRYGVPDTIITDNGTQFNNEELINFTSKLGTKMSFASVAHPQINGQVESANKIIKKLLKRKLEDKKGLWAEKLPEVLWVIRTTPTSANSETPFCMVFGIEAVLLVEVTQPTARIDGHNATTNIAGVNLDKDLLEEKRDKAHLHNLQNKRRVSRFYNNRVKARNLQLGDWVMKEVIPPPKALRPTWE, from the exons ATGGAAACCTTTGAAAAGCCCAACATCACAAAAACTCTAGCAGAAATCTACACCATCGAGGTGAGCCCAAATTGGATGAATGAGATATTGAATTACAAGCATGATGGTACATTGCCATCTgacaaggtcgaagcacgaCGACTG GGGCTGGACATTGTCGGAAAACTCccaaccgccaaaggtcagtttAAATACATAATCGTAGCCATCGATTACGACACTAAATGGATCGAGGCTGAACCATTAACGGCCATCACAACCGCTAAAGTCCAGCACTTCTTGTGGAAGAATATTTACTGTCGTTATGGAGTGCCCGACACAATCATTACCGACAACGGAACGCAATTCAACAACGAGGAACTCATCAACTTCACCTCCAAActaggcaccaagatgagtttcgCTTCAGTGGCACACCCCCAGATCAATGGCCAAGTGGAATCTGCcaacaaaattataaaaaagcTGCTAAAAAGGAAATTGGAAGACAAGAAAGGCCTATGGGctgagaaactcccggaagtgcTTTGGGTCATCCGGACAACGCCAACGTCGGCCAACAGTGAAACTCCATTCTGTATGGTGTTTGGCATAGAGGCAGTCCTCCTCGTTGAGGTAACCCAACCTACGGCTAGGATTGACGGACATAACGCCACAACAAACATCGccggcgtcaacctcgacaaagATCTATTAGAGGAGAAACGAGACAAGGCCcacttgcacaacttgcaaaacaaacggCGAGTGTCACGTTTTTACAACAATCGTGTGAAGGCCAGAAACCTACAACTTGGTGACTGGGttatgaaagaagtcataccaccaccaAAAGCACTTCGCCCAACCTGGGAATGA